In one window of Prevotella sp. E13-17 DNA:
- the secE gene encoding preprotein translocase subunit SecE: MNIIKKFFTYCQTCYNELAHQVTWPSRQELTGSAVLVLTASLIIALVVLAMDKIWGLVTDVLYMGI; encoded by the coding sequence ATGAATATTATTAAGAAGTTCTTTACATACTGCCAGACTTGCTACAATGAGTTGGCACATCAAGTTACCTGGCCCTCACGTCAGGAACTTACTGGTAGTGCAGTTCTCGTTCTTACCGCATCTTTAATTATCGCATTGGTAGTTCTTGCTATGGATAAGATCTGGGGATTGGTGACTGACGTTCTTTACATGGGTATTTAA
- the nusG gene encoding transcription termination/antitermination protein NusG — MADTGKKWYVLKAVSGKEAKVKEYIEALMKNNQLLANNVGQILLPTEKYAQLRNGKRVVKEKLFLPGYVLIEARLDGETAHELRYIPNVLGFLGGMDNPSPVRQADINRILGTVEETAIRTEEVAVPYMVDEAVKVTDGPFSGFSGVIEEVNAEKRKLKVMVKIFGRKTPLELAFNQVEKE; from the coding sequence ATGGCTGATACAGGAAAAAAATGGTATGTTCTGAAGGCCGTCAGCGGTAAGGAAGCTAAGGTCAAAGAGTATATAGAGGCATTGATGAAGAATAATCAACTTCTGGCTAACAATGTTGGTCAGATCTTGTTGCCCACTGAGAAATATGCTCAGCTTCGTAACGGCAAGCGCGTGGTCAAGGAGAAATTGTTCCTCCCTGGCTATGTTTTGATTGAGGCTCGCCTCGATGGCGAGACTGCTCATGAACTGCGCTACATTCCTAACGTGCTTGGTTTCTTAGGTGGTATGGATAATCCTAGCCCCGTTCGTCAAGCCGACATTAACCGCATTCTTGGTACTGTTGAGGAAACGGCCATTCGTACCGAAGAAGTTGCCGTACCTTATATGGTTGATGAAGCCGTTAAGGTTACTGATGGTCCTTTCAGTGGATTCAGCGGTGTCATCGAAGAGGTGAATGCGGAGAAGCGTAAGCTCAAGGTGATGGTTAAAATCTTCGGTCGTAAGACGCCTTTGGAACTTGCATTTAATCAAGTAGAAAAAGAATAA
- the rplK gene encoding 50S ribosomal protein L11 has translation MAKEVAGLIKLQIKGGAANPSPPVGPALGSKGINIMGFCKEFNARTQDKAGKILPVVITYYADKSFSFVIKTPPAAVQLIEAAKIKGGSSEPNRKKVATVTWDQVRAIAEDKMADLNCFTIESAMKLIAGTARSMGITVQGEFPGK, from the coding sequence ATGGCTAAAGAAGTTGCTGGATTAATCAAATTACAGATTAAAGGTGGCGCTGCGAATCCTTCACCTCCCGTAGGACCTGCTCTGGGTTCAAAGGGTATCAACATTATGGGATTCTGCAAAGAGTTCAACGCCAGAACCCAGGATAAGGCAGGTAAGATTCTTCCTGTCGTTATCACATACTATGCTGATAAGTCATTCAGTTTCGTCATTAAGACTCCTCCCGCTGCTGTTCAGCTGATCGAGGCTGCCAAGATTAAGGGTGGTTCTTCTGAACCTAACCGTAAGAAGGTTGCTACTGTTACATGGGATCAGGTGCGCGCTATCGCTGAGGATAAGATGGCTGACCTCAACTGTTTCACAATTGAGTCTGCTATGAAACTGATTGCTGGTACAGCACGTAGCATGGGTATCACTGTACAAGGGGAGTTCCCTGGTAAATAA